The following coding sequences lie in one Maribacter forsetii DSM 18668 genomic window:
- a CDS encoding relaxase/mobilization nuclease domain-containing protein, with translation MIAKQIKGKDFYGLIVYHDKKVKTGKAYVLDSNIEMGKPVDMTKEFNVVRQLRPNLGKAVYHVSLNLPPGDQLSDKDFSSLADDYLNGMGFEDNQYLIYMHTDQEHQHLHIIANRVMFSGDVVSDSGDYKRSQKLVRELERKYRLTVLSDNLFREKAALTQNEIAKALRTGDIPVKNLLQERVKVALKSANNVKEFIDKLKRVGVTPQFKISKSTDRVMGISFKYKDIIYKGSTLGRKFSWNNILKQIDYEQSRDRTIIFKTNSAERGNKEDINDFKKKSKINSLRAREVDGKSKSYLDGGKRVERASQKVEGKKLKLGESRSEKYSVKLKIDSQTGIWKDANKVLRSYTSQETSFENELLADIDRKKRKKKGRGL, from the coding sequence ATGATAGCCAAACAGATCAAAGGAAAAGACTTTTATGGCTTGATCGTTTACCATGATAAAAAGGTGAAAACAGGCAAGGCATATGTATTGGATTCCAATATTGAAATGGGCAAACCTGTGGATATGACCAAGGAGTTTAATGTGGTACGACAGTTAAGGCCCAATCTTGGTAAGGCCGTCTATCATGTATCCTTAAATCTTCCTCCGGGAGATCAGTTGAGTGATAAGGATTTTTCATCCTTGGCAGATGATTATTTAAATGGGATGGGTTTTGAGGACAATCAATATTTGATATACATGCACACCGACCAAGAACATCAACATTTGCATATCATAGCAAATAGGGTGATGTTTTCTGGTGATGTGGTTTCAGATAGTGGAGACTATAAAAGAAGCCAAAAATTGGTTAGGGAATTGGAACGGAAATATAGATTGACCGTTCTGTCCGATAATTTGTTTAGGGAAAAGGCGGCACTCACCCAGAATGAAATTGCAAAGGCTTTGCGCACCGGCGATATTCCTGTTAAAAATTTGCTTCAGGAAAGGGTGAAGGTAGCCTTGAAATCGGCTAACAATGTAAAGGAGTTTATTGATAAACTAAAAAGAGTAGGAGTAACGCCCCAATTCAAAATCAGCAAAAGTACCGATAGGGTAATGGGTATTTCTTTTAAGTACAAAGACATTATATACAAGGGTAGTACCCTTGGTAGAAAATTTTCATGGAATAACATTTTAAAACAAATAGATTATGAACAAAGCAGAGACCGTACAATTATTTTCAAAACTAATTCAGCAGAACGAGGAAATAAAGAAGACATTAACGATTTTAAGAAAAAATCTAAAATCAATTCACTTAGAGCAAGGGAGGTCGATGGAAAGAGCAAAAGTTATTTGGATGGAGGTAAGAGAGTTGAACGAGCATCTCAAAAAGTCGAAGGTAAAAAGCTAAAACTTGGTGAGAGCCGATCAGAGAAATATTCGGTTAAATTAAAGATCGATTCGCAAACCGGTATTTGGAAGGATGCGAACAAAGTATTAAGGTCATATACAAGTCAAGAGACATCTTTTGAAAATGAACTATTAGCTGATATTGACCGCAAAAAAAGAAAAAAGAAAGGAAGAGGATTATAA
- a CDS encoding tyrosine-type recombinase/integrase, whose translation MGYFFDTLQTAYDTAYSEGLKKKYTDPKIYHGGENFDLSKRWYVYFSYEHPTEKDVNGEPKMTRQTPVYAKINQRFHTKRERLRQLKILKDILSEMLKDGHSPYEGEMNMKTEGYTAESALDFTHSLNIKTLNPTSIMDYESRFKRFKKYLDSRNLLKRNILSIDKKVVNGYLNSILNTSSARNRNNTRTVLSAHFTVLEENDIIPKNFIQSIKPLKTNPKRNKTYTLKMVDELYEFLSEKDPQLLLFIKLVSYNFLRPIEVCSIKVGDLNLEQNLLYVKAKNKVVKTKIIPNIILEELEKLDLNNAQDYLITPEGVGPWVTSEVNKRDYFSKRFKKVKDAYNVHLEKIGETYRLGKDHTVYSFRHTFITKLYREMRNECSRTETHDRLMLITGHSSLQALISYLRDIDAELPEDYSDYLK comes from the coding sequence ATGGGTTATTTTTTTGATACCTTACAAACCGCATACGATACCGCATACAGCGAAGGTTTGAAGAAGAAATATACAGATCCTAAAATTTATCACGGTGGAGAGAATTTTGACCTCTCCAAAAGGTGGTACGTCTACTTTTCATACGAGCACCCTACCGAAAAAGATGTGAACGGAGAACCAAAGATGACACGCCAAACGCCCGTCTACGCAAAAATCAACCAAAGATTTCACACGAAAAGGGAAAGGCTACGACAATTAAAAATTCTTAAGGATATTCTTTCCGAAATGCTAAAGGACGGACATTCACCTTATGAAGGCGAAATGAATATGAAAACAGAGGGGTATACTGCCGAAAGTGCTCTCGACTTTACCCATAGCCTAAATATAAAAACGCTGAACCCTACTTCCATAATGGATTATGAAAGTAGGTTCAAACGTTTTAAGAAATATCTGGATTCACGGAACCTGCTCAAAAGAAATATTCTTAGTATAGACAAGAAAGTCGTCAATGGATACCTGAATTCCATATTAAATACTTCAAGCGCCCGTAACCGAAACAATACCCGTACGGTACTTAGTGCGCACTTTACCGTTTTGGAAGAAAACGATATCATTCCCAAAAATTTTATTCAGAGTATAAAACCGCTTAAGACCAATCCTAAAAGAAATAAGACCTACACCCTAAAAATGGTCGATGAACTTTATGAATTCCTATCGGAGAAGGACCCTCAATTATTATTATTCATAAAATTGGTCTCCTATAATTTTTTGAGACCTATAGAAGTATGTAGTATTAAAGTTGGCGATCTGAACCTGGAACAGAACCTACTCTACGTTAAAGCGAAGAACAAGGTGGTGAAAACGAAAATCATCCCAAACATCATTCTGGAAGAATTGGAGAAATTGGACCTCAACAATGCACAGGATTATTTAATAACTCCGGAAGGTGTAGGACCTTGGGTTACCAGTGAAGTGAATAAGAGGGATTATTTTTCCAAGAGATTCAAAAAAGTAAAGGATGCTTACAACGTTCATTTGGAAAAAATTGGAGAAACCTACAGACTGGGTAAAGACCATACCGTCTATTCCTTTAGGCACACATTCATTACAAAACTGTACCGTGAAATGCGCAACGAATGCTCCCGTACCGAAACCCATGATCGTCTCATGTTGATTACCGGTCACTCTAGCTTACAGGCACTAATCTCATATCTAAGGGATATCGATGCGGAGCTACCGGAAGATTACAGTGATTATTTGAAATAA
- a CDS encoding plasmid mobilization protein, which produces MARPEKDINDLKAIKINLRMTVQDYLTVCENASTVGIGIPDFIRKRSVGKPLPRTKISSENRKLFIELCRIGNNLNQLTKKAHLGGFNPHELNSQLNLLKSTLAEIKQVTLRS; this is translated from the coding sequence ATGGCACGCCCAGAAAAAGATATTAATGACTTAAAAGCGATCAAGATCAATCTACGAATGACTGTCCAGGATTATTTGACCGTCTGTGAAAATGCGAGTACCGTAGGTATAGGTATTCCCGATTTTATTCGTAAACGATCAGTAGGCAAACCTTTGCCCAGGACCAAAATTTCTTCGGAAAATAGAAAGCTGTTTATTGAACTTTGTCGCATCGGCAACAATTTAAACCAGCTTACCAAGAAGGCTCATTTGGGTGGTTTCAATCCCCATGAACTTAACTCACAATTGAATTTATTGAAGTCCACTTTAGCGGAAATCAAACAAGTAACCTTAAGGTCATGA